The following coding sequences lie in one Arachis stenosperma cultivar V10309 chromosome 5, arast.V10309.gnm1.PFL2, whole genome shotgun sequence genomic window:
- the LOC130982417 gene encoding subtilisin-like protease 1: MMAIKLVVFVLNVILFFPSSLSQRVASEEGNEFRTYIVHVKKPESRIWFHSSVEGNNNINNLHSWYESFLPSSTIDTASLNSQTRMLHAYRHVGYAFAARLTKDEALHMANKDGVLMIREEKMLQLQTTHTPAFMGLHPDEGLWRENNLGKGVIIGVFDTGISPSHPSFNDEGMSPPPAKWKGKCHFRKGCNNKIIGAITTVGSTYMSEAAPVPPFDDIGHGTHTASIIAGSFVKNAHVLGQANGTSVGMAPHAHLAIYKACSMIGCSEGSVLAAFDAAINDGVDIISVSLAGESKLFSEDAMSIGSFGATQKGILVTIAAGNEGPESSTVVNDAPWIFTVGASTMDRRIVASVKLGNGAEYDGESLYESKLFKNDYNPLVHLNGAPCNKGLLESMKVEGKIVVCVNGKNTMKYKQAEAVKSAGGAAMILANSDTCGYTLSTEETYPLPVTHVSHASGLQIMRYIDSCKDPKATILFKGTITGNTSAPVVASFSSRGPSRQCPGLLKPDIIGPGVNVLASSADWRTSYNGRPPAFSIMSGTSMACPHISGVAALLKSSHPHWSPAVVKSAIMTTAYTTNLQGDPIPDEKLRPASLFAIGAGHVNPSKAEDPGLVYDIMLDDYAAYLCGLGFTSTMAQLVTHKPVNCDLIKKIEATELNYPSFSVVLGSADYFPKTYNRTVMNVGPADSHYIVEVVPPAGVHVSVEPQILVFNGEQQTARYSVTFTRKTGETISASSTAQGFIEWVSDKHSVRSPIAVIFT; this comes from the coding sequence ATGATGGCTATTAAGTTAGTAGTCTTTGTCCTCAATGTAATCTTGTTTTTTCCCTCATCACTATCTCAAAGGGTAGCTAGCGAAGAAGGAAATGAGTTTCGAACATACATTGTTCATGTTAAGAAGCCAGAAAGTAGAATATGGTTCCATTCATCAGTAGAAGGCAATAATAACATCAACAATCTCCATAGCTGGTACGAGTCATTCTTGCCATCTTCCACCATTGATACTGCAAGTTTAAATAGCCAAACGCGAATGCTTCATGCATATCGACACGTTGGTTATGCTTTTGCAGCAAGACTTACCAAAGATGAAGCACTACACATGGCCAACAAAGATGGTGTTCTCATGATTCGCGAAGAAAAGATGCTGCAGCTGCAAACAACTCACACCCCTGCCTTCATGGGACTGCACCCAGACGAAGGCCTTTGGAGAGAGAACAACCTTGGGAAAGGTGTGATCATTGGAGTTTTTGACACCGGAATATCGCCTTCTCATCCTTCCTTCAACGACGAAGGAATGTCGCCGCCACCGGCTAAGTGGAAAGGCAAGTGTCACTTTAGAAAAGGCTGCAACAACAAAATAATTGGGGCAATAACCACCGTCGGGTCCACTTATATGTCTGAGGCCGCGCCCGTACCACCTTTCGATGACATCGGACACGGCACCCACACTGCCAGCATAATTGCTGGCAGTTTTGTGAAAAATGCTCATGTTCTTGGCCAGGCCAACGGAACTTCTGTTGGCATGGCTCCTCATGCTCATTTAGCCATTTACAAAGCGTGCAGCATGATTGGTTGCAGTGAAGGTTCTGTTCTAGCCGCATTCGATGCTGCAATTAACGATGGAGTTGACATTATCTCTGTTTCCTTAGCCGGAGAGTCTAAATTGTTCTCCGAAGATGCCATGTCGATCGGTAGTTTTGGAGCAACACAGAAGGGGATTCTTGTCACCATTGCAGCCGGTAATGAAGGTCCTGAATCAAGCACGGTTGTGAACGATGCTCCATGGATATTTACCGTAGGAGCAAGCACTATGGATCGACGAATAGTAGCATCAGTCAAGCTTGGAAATGGTGCAGAGTATGATGGTGAGTCTCTTTACGAATCAAAACTATTCAAGAATGATTACAACCCTCTGGTTCATCTTAATGGAGCACCCTGTAACAAAGGTCTATTAGAGAGTATGAAAGTGGAAGGAAAGATCGTGGTGTGTGTTAACGGGAAGAACACAATGAAGTATAAGCAAGCAGAAGCCGTAAAAAGTGCTGGTGGTGCCGCAATGATTCTCGCCAATAGTGATACATGTGGATATACCCTTTCAACTGAAGAAACGTACCCTCTTCCTGTTACACATGTGAGCCATGCTTCAGGGTTGCAAATCATGCGCTACATAGACTCATGCAAGGACCCTAAGGCCACAATATTGTTCAAAGGAACTATCACAGGTAACACGTCTGCACCCGTTGTTGCTTCATTCTCATCAAGAGGCCCGAGCAGGCAATGTCCTGGGCTTTTAAAGCCTGACATTATAGGGCCCGGAGTGAATGTTCTAGCTTCTTCGGCCGATTGGAGAACTAGCTACAATGGACGACCACCTGCTTTCTCAATCATGTCAGGCACATCAATGGCTTGTCCTCACATAAGTGGCGTTGCTGCATTGCTTAAGAGCTCTCACCCTCATTGGTCACCTGCTGTTGTTAAGTCTGCAATCATGACCACGGCATACACAACAAACCTTCAAGGTGATCCCATTCCTGACGAGAAGTTACGTCCTGCGAGCTTGTTCGCCATTGGAGCCGGCCATGTCAACCCTTCCAAGGCCGAAGATCCTGGACTGGTTTATGATATTATGCTTGATGATTACGCTGCTTATTTATGTGGATTGGGTTTCACCAGCACAATGGCTCAGCTGGTTACGCATAAGCCTGTGAATTGCGACCTGATAAAAAAGATTGAGGCTACAGAGTTGAACTATCCTTCCTTCTCGGTTGTGTTGGGATCTGCTGATTATTTCCCTAAGACCTACAACAGAACAGTTATGAATGTTGGTCCAGCTGATTCGCATTATATTGTGGAAGTTGTTCCCCCGGCCGGTGTACATGTTAGCGTGGAACCGCAGATTCTTGTGTTCAACGGCGAGCAACAGACGGCGAGGTACTCGGTGACGTTTACTCGGAAAACAGGAGAAACTATTAGTGCTTCATCTACGGCGCAAGGTTTTATAGAGTGGGTTTCTGATAAGCATTCTGTGAGAAGTCCCATTGCTGTTATTTTCACTTGA